GTGGAGTAAGGGGTAGTAAGGGCCTCCACTGCCTTCTTCTTGATGTAGGGAAGGCTGACGTCGATCCTTTTGGCCCCTAGCGCATCATCCACAGCCCGTCCAGGAGGATAGAAGATGTGCGTTGGGCGGTTGTGACAATCCATACAGTCCATATCCCGCTTCTCCGCCGCTTGGATCTGCTGCGGCGTCAAAGGCGATGCTGTAGACATATATTCCGTTATCTCCCCATTGGGGCTCTTTACCTGTACCCAGGGGATATTTTGTCTCTCTGGATCGGTAGCGATATAGCGAATCTCATTACGAATGTTCATGTGCCAATGGATACCCATACTTACGCCTGTTCTCTCATTGCCCCCGCCGGTCTTCACCAGAAGGAAGATCTTCTGTTCCGTATTCTTCTCATCTGAGGCGTAACGGTTGAATACCATCATCTTGTCGCTGTAAAACTTCTCCGGCCAGTGGCATTTCTCACACGTCTCACGGGCAGGTCGTAGGTCCTTGATGGGTACAGGGATAGGGTGTGGATAGGTGTTAAAAAGGGTGGCGATGATCTGGTATGTGCCGGATAGCTTCGATTTGACGAACCACGAAGCGCCAGGTCCAATGTGGCAGCTGGTACAGGGCACGCGCGCATGCGGCGAGCGCAGATAAGCTGTGTACTCAGGTTTCATAACCGTGTGACAGGTCTGTCCGCAGAAGGTCACCGAGTCCATGAACTCGGTCGATTGATAGCTCACTGTTCCCAGGAGCGCTAAGATGAAAACTGTCGCTACAGCGAAGAGGGCAAAGGTCTGCTGTTGCCGAGGGACGTTGAGATCAAGGACTGGAAATAGAGGTAGAGCTTCAGCTACACTGACGATGCCTCGTCGTCTCCGCTGCATCCTGGTCCAGAAAATGCCTAAGGGGATGAGTAGTAGGCCGATGACCAACAGTATGGGTAGAGCCAGAAAGGTGAGGATGCCTATGTATGGGGTAATGCG
The DNA window shown above is from Chloroflexota bacterium and carries:
- a CDS encoding cytochrome C is translated as MSERYAPAARNLITIVGAALALFSFILIVFLLLIQFLGVRITPYIGILTFLALPILLVIGLLLIPLGIFWTRMQRRRRGIVSVAEALPLFPVLDLNVPRQQQTFALFAVATVFILALLGTVSYQSTEFMDSVTFCGQTCHTVMKPEYTAYLRSPHARVPCTSCHIGPGASWFVKSKLSGTYQIIATLFNTYPHPIPVPIKDLRPARETCEKCHWPEKFYSDKMMVFNRYASDEKNTEQKIFLLVKTGGGNERTGVSMGIHWHMNIRNEIRYIATDPERQNIPWVQVKSPNGEITEYMSTASPLTPQQIQAAEKRDMDCMDCHNRPTHIFYPPGRAVDDALGAKRIDVSLPYIKKKAVEALTTPYSTTEQAMEGIARAIDSYYKTSYPDIYAAKGKAIQTAITSLQQIYRENVFPSMKVTWDTYWDNIGHVDSPGCFRCHDGKHRSADGRIIRLECNICHSIPMAASSSSTALLTPQTLPPEPPSHKSPEWILKHGKEERTTCGACHAPSFCANTICHGRNWLEEASGHPQKQ